A region of the Lycium barbarum isolate Lr01 chromosome 1, ASM1917538v2, whole genome shotgun sequence genome:
CAAATTCAAGATCTAGTCTTATGCTCCTGTCAGTGGTACACAGCATAAATACATTCTAGCCTAGTTCAAAGCCGAGGAAGCCCTGAAAGATGCCAACTGATCCAAGCGTCTGGCGGAGGCACTCAAATGATGAATAAATGAAGCTTCTAGGCTACTTATGATTTAAGTGTGAAATGATGGTGTATAGAATCTGTACAGCTTTGCAGCGATACAATCAGGAGTCTGGAACAACGTTCTTCGAGAACCAAGCCTCATTGTGCTTCCCATATGTGTTTTTGATCCCTACATTACCAAGAAGTTGAAGTAGATAATCTATCTCACTCAtccatatttaaaaataaaataaaaaagcagCGAAATGAGAAAAAAAGGTAGAGAAAAAGGAAGTCGTTAAGAAAAGACAATTCATCATCCATCTCTTTATGCTTTATAGTGAGCAAGCTACCTCTGGCATGAAAATTACAACACGGTCAGGTGTTTGGGGATCAAACTCTTCACTATTGGCCTTATCCAAATGTAAAACCTTCAATATTAAAATGATATAGTGACACCTATTAGAAAGTTTATCAAACAAAGCAAATTTTCTGATTTGCTGTTCAAGAGAAACTCACAGATCTAGCAAACTCAATTACAGAGATCTGCATCCCTAAACAGATCCCCAGAAACGGTACACTATTCTCCCTGGCATATCTTGCAGCCAATATCATTCCCTTGACACCCCGATCACCAAATCCACCAGGAACCAATACACATGCTGCGCCCTGTACAGGAGGTGTTCATTAAATAGCCTCTAAAATGAGCAAGATCTCTGCAAAACTTTGCTAGTGAAAACGTAAGAGAAAATAGTCTATAGCAGCAGAAGACTACACACTCAGCCTCAGATTCTTGGTAATATTAGATGACAAAAACACTATCCATGGATAAACTGTTATAAGGATACACTTCCTGTGCTATTGTAATAGAAGCTTAAGGTTTGACCGGATTGACAAATTCACATGCATCTAATGTTAGCACTTATCAGTAATGAATCATCTTAAGGTAGACCCAAGAAAACAATGATCACCAAGAGCTAGAATCGGGTACCAACAACTATAAAAGATTTAATACTACAAATGGAAGTAAGGTGATGAAATTTTTTGGAAACCGGTAAGTGATGAGATGACATAGCTATTAGTCTATTACTACTAGGCAAGGATCAATATTTACCCTTAGATTCTTCCATGCAGCTGCATGAGCTTCTGGGGTCTATGGAAAAAGGTAGTTACAATCAGCAGTCCAAGGCAGCACCTAACCTAAAAAGAGGAAAGACTAGGTACCAATTTAGCACTATCATCTTCAAGATCTGATGCTGCAATCCAGTCGATTGATGGCTTCAATGAACATGCAATACATGCATGCATAAGAGCCTGAAAATATGAAATGAaacatagagagagagagtagtCAATACCAAGTAACAGTGTTAAGCTGCAAAAACCTTATCTGGTTATTCCAGCACCAGGAAGAAGAATATTAGAAATGTCCAATAGGAAAACACTACTTTGAAATAAATCCAAAAGCAACACATGCAGAGTGGTTCCTGAAACTTCAGTTTGGTCTATTATGCCTTAAAGGAAACATAAATGCAGAGATGTTCTTTGCAGTATCACTAATCGTACCTTCACTACAGACAAATATGAATCTGTTAGCCCAACATACTTCCCAACCATTGCAATCCTCACCTGCAAAAAGAATAAGTTTGCTCACTTACAAAATTAGATATAGGTAGAAATATAACAATATTTGATCCTACTAACGGATTTGGTAATATTGTCAGATGTCTCAGCTCTTCTGGTCCACTCCTGTAAATCAACATGTCTTGCCACACTGAAAATAAATATTGTCAGCAAACATATTAAGCACTTACGAAAGATCAAAATCGATGCGGCTTGTTTAGATCCTTAATAGATAACTTGTGACAAGAAGCAAACAAAATAAAACAATACCAGGTTAAACACTTGTGGCAATAAGCAAACAAAATAAAACAATACCAGGTTAAACACTTGTGGCAACAAGCATGCAAAATAAAACAATACAAGGTTAAACTCATAAGAGAGAAAAAaccgctcttttttttttttttttttttgataaagtaaGAAATGGTATAAatggcatcaagaagatgcaagttAGATAGTTACAAAAGTAGTGAGATTGTAAGCTCATGTACAACTGTCCTATGCAATGACTAAAGAGCTTACAAAGTCCAAAAGATCGACATTAGAGTCTAAAGGGGCTAACCTATCCCAACTATATAAAGTTAATAAACAATAGGTCTTAAGCTGGGGGATTGGAGTTGATATTCCATCAAAGCACCTACtgtttctctccttccatatACACCAAAATATACAAGTAGGGATCATTTTCCAAACTTGTCTGATGGATTTATCAACTTTCCAAGAGTTCCAGCTAATGCAGGCATactttaaaccaaaaaaaaaaaaaaaccgcttGTAGCAATTAAACAAATTTGCAATTTAAGTTGGACAATAAGGAATACTGAGATAAATACAGAATTACTCCCTCTTTTTCAAAAAAGgatgatattattattattatcatcattatttgtAGATCCAAACAATTCTCTTTGTCTACTATCTTTTCAAACATTTTAAACTAGAAAAATATGATATTTCATTTTCATTAAAAAAATGTGTATACATAATAGTTgggtgtactttttttttttgttgataaaGTATGTAAATTGTTTTATGTATTTgctaaatattactccctccggttcaaaaagagtgtccacttagccatttgcacaccccttaagaaaatactaactcctagggAAAAAAGggggtaatttgactaaactatccctaattaaataggtattgggatttgGTCACTTAGCACTTAATAAGGGCACATATGGAAAAATAAGGTTTActctttcttgatttggtaagtggaTACTCTTTCTAAACCataaaaaaaggctaagtggaaaACTCTTTTTGAATCGGAGGGAGTAGTAAAATTTTATCGAAGACATTTTCAAACATTTTAGGACCCGTTtgtccatgagaattattcacttttttcaaaaattaatgTTTGGCCATCAAAATTCCAagtacaacttgaagttgtattgggaatttgaaaaacaaccaAAACCTTGTTTTCCACTTTTTCCATTTCTGTTTTAGACCGTTACTTTTGTTTTTCTGTTTTCAATTTTTACCttaaaagattttatttttatcaaaGTGTGTATTTTTACAGCTACTTGGTTAAGTTCTTGTTGGGTTTTGTATGGAGTACAAGTGCAAGGTGGGATTGATGGGGCAGTGTTTACGCACTGGTTATGTTTATTAATTGCTTTGGGTGGTGAGggtataaatcatatttcatgtttttcagaaaaagtacatttcaacaaccaaatattatttgcaaaaactatggccaaacacaacttcaattccaactccaacttcaaaaattcatCTATAGCCGAACGCCTACTTAAACtagaaaatatgatttttcaTTTTCAATTAAAAAATGTGTGATAAATAATAGTTTTGTGTACTTTTTCTTTATAAAGTATATAATAGTTTTATGTACttgctaacaacaacaacaacccagtgaaatcccacaacgtggggtctggggagggtagagtgtacgcagaccttactcctaccaaggtaggacggctgtttacgaaagaccctcgactcaatagaaagcataaaaagaggtcagataggGCCATGAAATTCAAAGagatatggaaatgaaaataacgaaagcgactaaGCCATGATTGCAAAGGGGCAGTagctatcacagataaaataagataaaaagatAAATGTCCTAGCTAAATATTAGTAAATTTTATctaataaaatttaagaaatttgATATCTGAATTCACACTGAGATTTGATGCATTGACTCTCATCTCTGAATAACATTCTTTCTGTGGCGCAGGGAATAATTTGTAAACTCCAATTCTagataaaagaaaacaaaaaagaaagaaaaaacttatAACCTTAGTAAATCCAGTTGCTTTAGAATAGCATCATGAGCACTTTGGTTCTGTTACAAAaaatgagaaagttatgagcaatATTTACATTACAATACGACAAACAACAAATGCTGCATTCTGTAGACCCACCCGAAGCAGGAGAGGAACGTGCCAAATGTTAGGAACATCATGGATATTTAGGATATTAGCAACCTACATGAAAAACAATAAAATGGAAAAGTTAGAAGTGACTTCAAATTTTAAATGCACAGTAAGAAAAAGCGTCACAAATGAAACTTACAGGAACATGGCAGAACTGTGAAAGCTTCTGTTTGGCATTCTCAACTAATGGCTGCAACACATACAAAATAAACACATTTCAATTGCCGTGCTCTGACTAACATTGAGGAGTTTTTGCTTAAAGAAAGCAAACCTATAGGTTATAAACTATAGTTTGTAATGCTTCTAAGAATCTAGAGAGGAAGTTCACTGCTAACTTATCTTACAAACTTGGAGAATAAAACATGAACGGTAATGGACATCACAGAGATCATTGGATCTCTAAGCACAGGCCAGCTGATTGAGATGTCCCGGATTGAACTAAACTAATCCGATAGGTACCATATAGAATACTAAATGCAGATTATAGCATAGGATGGCAATATACCTGAGCAGAACGGCAAGCTAAAAAATGAGGAATCAAACCTAATGCTCTCAGTTCCCGCACACTATGTTGGGTAGGCTTAGTTTTCTGCAGAGGCATGGAAGTCCAGAGTGAGCAGTATAGGGAAACTAAAAAGAGAGAACAAGAACAACATGATCACATGCTTTAAACTTATTTAGTATAAAATATTACTTGCTCACCCACGACCCCCAATACAGGTATAAGACTGACGTGAATGAGGCAAAAGTTATCTTGCCCTGATAAAGAAAAATATGATAGTTACACCAGGAAATTGCAATTAAGAAAAGTTAAACTTTTGAATATATTAATACAAATCAAAAGAGGGCATTCAACTAGAGAATAGATAATAATGGTGTAAATGATCATCCCCAATATAAGCAAATTCCAACTTACCGACTGAAAAATATAACTGTCGTAAAGCCTCAATGAAGGGCATTGATTCAATATCGCCTAAAAATGATCATGTAAGGGCTATGTCAGAAGAAATGACATGCTCATGAATACGGAGTAAGAGAATGGAGCAGAACAAAAGAGATAGGCGGAAGATTAGAGCTTCAAGTACGTATGATACCACTGCCTCTAGAAGAACTTACCTACAGTACCCCCCAATTCAATGACACAAACATCTGCAGGTCCCTCCTTCCCATCCACAGGTATAAGAGATACTGATTCAATCCAATCCTTGATAGCATCAGTGATGTGTGGAACCACCTGAAAggagggggagagagagagagaagaagaagaagaaatcctACAGTTCTTAGTAACAGGTTTCTTTTCCCCTGATTTCATCATACACCATATCAACACAGAAATGTATAATCACCTGAACAGTTTTTCCAAGATAATCACCTTTCCTTTCCTTCTCTAGTACAGACTGGTGCATAAACAAACTTATTTACtgttagaggaagcacattaagATCACTCTCTACCCACGAATCCACAGATATACAGACGTGTATTCATGTCTATGTATAAGCACCTGATATATCTTGCCAGTTGTGATATTGTTGTCTTTAGTCAATGTCACATCCAGAAATCGTTCATAATTTCCTAAATCTAGATCAACCTGTTGAAAAACAGCAATATTGCAAAGAATGAGTGACCTCTTTGAAGCTTTGGAGAACGACTAACAAGCTTTGCAATATTATATTCCTTAGATAACTTCTCCCGGAAGACAGTATTGATTACAAGGGTTAACAATTTGAAAGAATTTAGGTAACAACAGATATCTATTAAACCATGAGTTT
Encoded here:
- the LOC132608747 gene encoding uncharacterized protein LOC132608747 isoform X10, with translation MHQSVLEKERKGDYLGKTVQVVPHITDAIKDWIESVSLIPVDGKEGPADVCVIELGGTVGDIESMPFIEALRQLYFSVGQDNFCLIHVSLIPVLGVVGEQKTKPTQHSVRELRALGLIPHFLACRSAQPLVENAKQKLSQFCHVPVANILNIHDVPNIWHVPLLLRNQSAHDAILKQLDLLSVARHVDLQEWTRRAETSDNITKSVRIAMVGKYVGLTDSYLSVVKALMHACIACSLKPSIDWIAASDLEDDSAKLTPEAHAAAWKNLRGAACVLVPGGFGDRGVKGMILAARYARENSVPFLGICLGMQISVIEFARSVLHLDKANSEEFDPQTPDRVVIFMPEGSKTHMGSTMRLGSRRTLFQTPDCIAAKLYNNSEYVDERHRHRYEVNPDIVGSLEEAGLKFVGRDESGKRMEILELQDHPFYIGVQFHPEFKSRPGRPSAPFLGLVLAATGQLEAFVKRQQNGNV
- the LOC132608747 gene encoding uncharacterized protein LOC132608747 isoform X7; translated protein: MWILRRYAFCTFTRAAAQQIPVLSRVSREKYKEKRRMKYVLVTGGVVSGLGKGVTASSIGVVLKACGLRVTSIKIDPYLNTDAGTMSPFEHGEVFVLDDGGEGKITFASFTSVLYLYWGSWKTKPTQHSVRELRALGLIPHFLACRSAQPLVENAKQKLSQFCHVPVANILNIHDVPNIWHVPLLLRNQSAHDAILKQLDLLSVARHVDLQEWTRRAETSDNITKSVRIAMVGKYVGLTDSYLSVVKALMHACIACSLKPSIDWIAASDLEDDSAKLTPEAHAAAWKNLRGAACVLVPGGFGDRGVKGMILAARYARENSVPFLGICLGMQISVIEFARSVLHLDKANSEEFDPQTPDRVVIFMPEGSKTHMGSTMRLGSRRTLFQTPDCIAAKLYNNSEYVDERHRHRYEVNPDIVGSLEEAGLKFVGRDESGKRMEILELQDHPFYIGVQFHPEFKSRPGRPSAPFLGLVLAATGQLEAFVKRQQNGNV
- the LOC132608747 gene encoding uncharacterized protein LOC132608747 isoform X9, producing the protein MWILRRYAFCTFTRAAAQQIPVLSRVSREKYKEKRRMKYVLVTGGVSLNLSFMLADPYLNTDAGTMSPFEHGEVFVLDDGGEGKITFASFTSVLYLYWGSWKTKPTQHSVRELRALGLIPHFLACRSAQPLVENAKQKLSQFCHVPVANILNIHDVPNIWHVPLLLRNQSAHDAILKQLDLLSVARHVDLQEWTRRAETSDNITKSVRIAMVGKYVGLTDSYLSVVKALMHACIACSLKPSIDWIAASDLEDDSAKLTPEAHAAAWKNLRGAACVLVPGGFGDRGVKGMILAARYARENSVPFLGICLGMQISVIEFARSVLHLDKANSEEFDPQTPDRVVIFMPEGSKTHMGSTMRLGSRRTLFQTPDCIAAKLYNNSEYVDERHRHRYEVNPDIVGSLEEAGLKFVGRDESGKRMEILELQDHPFYIGVQFHPEFKSRPGRPSAPFLGLVLAATGQLEAFVKRQQNGNV
- the LOC132608747 gene encoding uncharacterized protein LOC132608747 isoform X4, encoding MWILRRYAFCTFTRAAAQQIPVLSRVSREKYKEKRRMKYVLVTGGVSLNLSFMLADPYLNTDAGTMSPFEHGEVFVLDDGGEVDLDLGNYERFLDVTLTKDNNITTGKIYQSVLEKERKGDYLGKTVQVVPHITDAIKDWIESVSLIPVDGKEGPADVCVIELGGTVGDIESMPFIEALRQLYFSVGQDNFCLIHVSLIPVLGVVGEQKTKPTQHSVRELRALGLIPHFLACRSAQPLVENAKQKLSQFCHVPVANILNIHDVPNIWHVPLLLRNQSAHDAILKQLDLLSVARHVDLQEWTRRAETSDNITKSVRIAMVGKYVGLTDSYLSVVKALMHACIACSLKPSIDWIAASDLEDDSAKLTPEAHAAAWKNLRGAACVLVPGGFGDRGVKGMILAARYARENSVPFLGICLGMQISVIEFARSVLHLDKANSEEFDPQTPDRVVIFMPEGSKTHMGSTMRLGSRRTLFQTPDCIAAKLYNNSEYVDERHRHRYEVNPDIVGSLEEAGLKFVGRDESGKRMEILELQDHPFYIGVQFHPEFKSRPGRPSAPFLGLVLAATGQLEAFVKRQQNGNV
- the LOC132608747 gene encoding uncharacterized protein LOC132608747 isoform X2; translated protein: MWILRRYAFCTFTRAAAQQIPVLSRVSREKYKEKRRMKYVLVTGGVVSGLGKGVTASSIGVVLKACGLRVTSIKIDPYLNTDAGTMSPFEHGEVFVLDDGGEVDLDLGNYERFLDVTLTKDNNITTGKIYQSVLEKERKGDYLGKTVQVVPHITDAIKDWIESVSLIPVDGKEGPADVCVIELGGTVGDIESMPFIEALRQLYFSVGQDNFCLIHVSLIPVLGVVGEQKTKPTQHSVRELRALGLIPHFLACRSAQPLVENAKQKLSQFCHVPVANILNIHDVPNIWHVPLLLRNQSAHDAILKQLDLLSVARHVDLQEWTRRAETSDNITKSVRIAMVGKYVGLTDSYLSVVKALMHACIACSLKPSIDWIAASDLEDDSAKLGAACVLVPGGFGDRGVKGMILAARYARENSVPFLGICLGMQISVIEFARSVLHLDKANSEEFDPQTPDRVVIFMPEGSKTHMGSTMRLGSRRTLFQTPDCIAAKLYNNSEYVDERHRHRYEVNPDIVGSLEEAGLKFVGRDESGKRMEILELQDHPFYIGVQFHPEFKSRPGRPSAPFLGLVLAATGQLEAFVKRQQNGNV
- the LOC132608747 gene encoding uncharacterized protein LOC132608747 isoform X1; this encodes MWILRRYAFCTFTRAAAQQIPVLSRVSREKYKEKRRMKYVLVTGGVVSGLGKGVTASSIGVVLKACGLRVTSIKIDPYLNTDAGTMSPFEHGEVFVLDDGGEVDLDLGNYERFLDVTLTKDNNITTGKIYQSVLEKERKGDYLGKTVQVVPHITDAIKDWIESVSLIPVDGKEGPADVCVIELGGTVGDIESMPFIEALRQLYFSVGQDNFCLIHVSLIPVLGVVGEQKTKPTQHSVRELRALGLIPHFLACRSAQPLVENAKQKLSQFCHVPVANILNIHDVPNIWHVPLLLRNQSAHDAILKQLDLLSVARHVDLQEWTRRAETSDNITKSVRIAMVGKYVGLTDSYLSVVKALMHACIACSLKPSIDWIAASDLEDDSAKLTPEAHAAAWKNLRGAACVLVPGGFGDRGVKGMILAARYARENSVPFLGICLGMQISVIEFARSVLHLDKANSEEFDPQTPDRVVIFMPEGSKTHMGSTMRLGSRRTLFQTPDCIAAKLYNNSEYVDERHRHRYEVNPDIVGSLEEAGLKFVGRDESGKRMEILELQDHPFYIGVQFHPEFKSRPGRPSAPFLGLVLAATGQLEAFVKRQQNGNV
- the LOC132608747 gene encoding uncharacterized protein LOC132608747 isoform X6, giving the protein MSPFEHGEVFVLDDGGEVDLDLGNYERFLDVTLTKDNNITTGKIYQSVLEKERKGDYLGKTVQVVPHITDAIKDWIESVSLIPVDGKEGPADVCVIELGGTVGDIESMPFIEALRQLYFSVGQDNFCLIHVSLIPVLGVVGEQKTKPTQHSVRELRALGLIPHFLACRSAQPLVENAKQKLSQFCHVPVANILNIHDVPNIWHVPLLLRNQSAHDAILKQLDLLSVARHVDLQEWTRRAETSDNITKSVRIAMVGKYVGLTDSYLSVVKALMHACIACSLKPSIDWIAASDLEDDSAKLTPEAHAAAWKNLRGAACVLVPGGFGDRGVKGMILAARYARENSVPFLGICLGMQISVIEFARSVLHLDKANSEEFDPQTPDRVVIFMPEGSKTHMGSTMRLGSRRTLFQTPDCIAAKLYNNSEYVDERHRHRYEVNPDIVGSLEEAGLKFVGRDESGKRMEILELQDHPFYIGVQFHPEFKSRPGRPSAPFLGLVLAATGQLEAFVKRQQNGNV
- the LOC132608747 gene encoding uncharacterized protein LOC132608747 isoform X5, with the protein product MWILRRYAFCTFTRAAAQQIPVLSRVSREKYKEKRRMKYVLVTGGVVSGLGKGVTASSIGVVLKACGLRVTSIKIDPYLNTDAGTMSPFEHGEVFVLDDGGEVDLDLGNYERFLDVTLTKDNNITTGKIYQSVLEKERKGDYLGKTVQVVPHITDAIKDWIESVSLIPVDGKEGPADVCVIELGGTVGDIESMPFIEALRQLYFSVGQDNFCLIHVSLIPVLGVVGEQKTKPTQHSVRELRALGLIPHFLACRSAQPLVENAKQKLSQFCHVPVANILNIHDVPNIWHVPLLLRNQSAHDAILKQLDLLSVARHVDLQEWTRRAETSDNITKSVRIAMVGKYVGLTDSYLSVVKALMHACIACSLKPSIDWIAASDLEDDSAKLTPEAHAAAWKNLRGSKTHMGSTMRLGSRRTLFQTPDCIAAKLYNNSEYVDERHRHRYEVNPDIVGSLEEAGLKFVGRDESGKRMEILELQDHPFYIGVQFHPEFKSRPGRPSAPFLGLVLAATGQLEAFVKRQQNGNV
- the LOC132608747 gene encoding uncharacterized protein LOC132608747 isoform X3; the encoded protein is MWILRRYAFCTFTRAAAQQIPVLSRVSREKYKEKRRMKYVLVTGGVVSGLGKGVTASSIGVVLKACGLRVTSIKIDPYLNTDAGTMSPFEHGEVFVLDDGGEVDLDLGNYERFLDVTLTKDNNITTGKIYQSVLEKERKGDYLGKTVQVVPHITDAIKDWIESVSLIPVDGKEGPADVCVIELGGTVGQDNFCLIHVSLIPVLGVVGEQKTKPTQHSVRELRALGLIPHFLACRSAQPLVENAKQKLSQFCHVPVANILNIHDVPNIWHVPLLLRNQSAHDAILKQLDLLSVARHVDLQEWTRRAETSDNITKSVRIAMVGKYVGLTDSYLSVVKALMHACIACSLKPSIDWIAASDLEDDSAKLTPEAHAAAWKNLRGAACVLVPGGFGDRGVKGMILAARYARENSVPFLGICLGMQISVIEFARSVLHLDKANSEEFDPQTPDRVVIFMPEGSKTHMGSTMRLGSRRTLFQTPDCIAAKLYNNSEYVDERHRHRYEVNPDIVGSLEEAGLKFVGRDESGKRMEILELQDHPFYIGVQFHPEFKSRPGRPSAPFLGLVLAATGQLEAFVKRQQNGNV
- the LOC132608747 gene encoding uncharacterized protein LOC132608747 isoform X8 yields the protein MWILRRYAFCTFTRAAAQQIPVLSRVSREKYKEKRRMKYVLVTGGVVSGLGKGVTASSIGVVLKACGLRVTSIKIDPYLNTDAGTMSPFEHGEVFVLDDGGEKTKPTQHSVRELRALGLIPHFLACRSAQPLVENAKQKLSQFCHVPVANILNIHDVPNIWHVPLLLRNQSAHDAILKQLDLLSVARHVDLQEWTRRAETSDNITKSVRIAMVGKYVGLTDSYLSVVKALMHACIACSLKPSIDWIAASDLEDDSAKLTPEAHAAAWKNLRGAACVLVPGGFGDRGVKGMILAARYARENSVPFLGICLGMQISVIEFARSVLHLDKANSEEFDPQTPDRVVIFMPEGSKTHMGSTMRLGSRRTLFQTPDCIAAKLYNNSEYVDERHRHRYEVNPDIVGSLEEAGLKFVGRDESGKRMEILELQDHPFYIGVQFHPEFKSRPGRPSAPFLGLVLAATGQLEAFVKRQQNGNV